A genome region from Chitinophagales bacterium includes the following:
- a CDS encoding serine hydroxymethyltransferase translates to MNDNIIENLIKEEYTRQREGIELIASENYTSEAVMRAIGSCLTNKYAEGYPGRRYYGGCAVVDKVEQEAIDRLKKLFGAEYANVQPHSGAQANAAVMLACLKPGDVILGLDLSHGGHLTHGSPVNFSGKLYKAEFYGVEQETGRIDMDKVHAKAKECKPKMIICGASAYTRDYDFPRFRAIADEVGAILLADISHTAGLIAAKQLSDPIPYCHIVTSTTHKTLRGPRGGVIMIGKDFPNPWGHTNPKGEVRSMGELIDLAVFPGTQGGPLEHVIAGKAVAFGEALADDFITYQKQVLSNAQAMTKAFIDKGYHLVSGGTDNHLLLIDLRNKNISGKKAEITLGKVDITVNKNMVPFDDKSPFITSGIRIGTPAITTRKMNESDMVKIVEWIDSAIMNHENEAVLASIKQEVNNFSNQFYLPS, encoded by the coding sequence ATGAACGATAACATCATCGAAAACTTAATAAAAGAAGAATATACTCGACAGCGTGAAGGTATAGAACTGATAGCCAGTGAGAACTATACATCGGAGGCTGTGATGCGTGCTATAGGTTCTTGCTTGACCAATAAATATGCAGAGGGATACCCAGGACGTAGATATTATGGAGGATGTGCAGTCGTAGATAAGGTGGAGCAAGAAGCCATTGATAGATTGAAAAAATTGTTTGGTGCTGAATATGCTAATGTACAACCACATTCTGGAGCTCAGGCTAATGCAGCAGTGATGCTAGCATGTCTCAAGCCAGGCGATGTTATCTTAGGATTAGACTTATCTCATGGAGGTCACCTGACGCACGGTTCGCCTGTCAATTTTTCTGGAAAACTTTATAAGGCTGAGTTTTATGGGGTAGAGCAGGAGACAGGTAGAATCGACATGGATAAAGTGCATGCAAAGGCAAAGGAATGCAAACCCAAAATGATAATTTGTGGAGCATCAGCCTATACGAGAGATTATGATTTCCCTAGATTCAGAGCTATAGCAGACGAGGTGGGGGCTATTTTGCTAGCTGATATTTCGCATACCGCAGGTTTAATAGCTGCAAAACAATTGAGTGATCCCATACCATATTGTCATATTGTGACTTCTACGACACACAAGACACTTAGAGGTCCACGTGGAGGTGTCATTATGATAGGCAAGGACTTCCCCAATCCATGGGGTCACACGAATCCGAAAGGAGAGGTCAGATCTATGGGTGAATTAATAGATTTAGCTGTTTTCCCAGGCACTCAAGGAGGACCTTTAGAGCATGTGATTGCTGGAAAGGCAGTAGCTTTTGGAGAAGCTTTGGCAGATGATTTTATTACTTATCAAAAACAAGTCTTATCGAACGCACAAGCTATGACCAAGGCTTTTATTGATAAAGGATATCATTTGGTTTCGGGCGGTACTGATAATCACCTATTGCTTATAGATTTAAGAAATAAAAATATTTCAGGGAAAAAGGCTGAGATTACTTTAGGCAAGGTAGATATCACCGTCAATAAAAATATGGTTCCATTTGATGATAAATCTCCATTTATAACCTCTGGTATTCGCATTGGTACACCAGCGATAACTACCAGAAAAATGAATGAGTCAGATATGGTCAAGATTGTAGAATGGATCGATAGCGCTATAATGAATCATGAAAACGAGGCTGTTTTAGCCTCTATAAAACAGGAAGTAAATAATTTTTCTAATCAGTTTTATCTTCCTAGTTAA
- the gcvH gene encoding glycine cleavage system protein GcvH has translation MNFPANLKYTKEHEWILVEGNKAKIGITDFAQKELGDIVYLDINTQGKKVAQNEIFGTIEAVKTVSDLYMPVTGTILGINSALEADPQLVNSDPYGAGWMVEIELANESELAGLLSADDYSAIVG, from the coding sequence ATGAATTTTCCAGCTAATCTAAAATATACCAAAGAACACGAGTGGATACTTGTAGAAGGAAATAAAGCGAAAATCGGAATCACAGATTTTGCTCAAAAAGAATTGGGTGATATCGTCTACCTAGATATCAATACTCAAGGAAAAAAAGTAGCTCAAAATGAGATTTTCGGTACTATAGAAGCTGTAAAAACAGTTTCTGACTTGTATATGCCCGTAACAGGTACTATTTTGGGCATCAATAGTGCACTAGAGGCAGATCCACAATTAGTTAATTCTGATCCCTATGGTGCAGGTTGGATGGTAGAAATAGAGCTAGCCAACGAAAGTGAATTAGCTGGTTTGCTCAGTGCAGATGACTACTCAGCCATTGTGGGATAA
- a CDS encoding ComF family protein: MEIFLNTCAFCNKRILASNNLFCIECNGLLPRTYFNLSEDNIVLDKLKPFINLKAAGSFLYYNKNEMVQQILWEMKYNNNQELAREMGRLAYSNHENMFSNSIDCFIPIPLHASKLQLRGYNQTERFAEGLSEVSNLPMYKDVLTRNKKTISQTKLDRNERFQNLDAAFNVVNVEKIKGKHLVLLDDVVTTGATLISAGQSLLEAGCASLSIYTLATAFEV, from the coding sequence ATGGAAATATTCCTCAATACCTGTGCTTTTTGCAATAAACGAATTTTAGCTTCCAACAATTTATTTTGCATCGAGTGCAATGGTCTGCTCCCAAGAACCTACTTCAATTTATCAGAAGATAACATCGTATTAGACAAGCTGAAGCCATTTATAAACCTCAAAGCAGCTGGTTCGTTCTTGTACTACAATAAAAATGAAATGGTGCAGCAGATTTTATGGGAAATGAAATATAATAACAATCAGGAATTAGCGCGCGAAATGGGAAGGCTAGCCTATAGTAACCATGAAAATATGTTTTCAAATTCGATAGATTGTTTTATCCCTATTCCTCTGCATGCCTCTAAATTACAACTGAGAGGATATAACCAGACAGAACGCTTTGCAGAGGGATTATCTGAGGTTTCTAATCTACCTATGTACAAAGATGTATTAACTAGAAATAAGAAAACAATCTCACAAACCAAGCTCGATAGAAATGAACGTTTTCAAAATCTAGATGCAGCTTTTAATGTTGTTAATGTTGAAAAAATTAAAGGCAAGCATCTCGTCTTGCTCGATGATGTCGTGACCACTGGAGCTACACTTATTTCTGCTGGGCAATCTCTCCTGGAGGCTGGCTGCGCTAGTCTCAGTATCTATACTTTGGCAACGGCATTTGAAGTTTAA
- a CDS encoding outer membrane protein assembly factor: MNKLIQYSKFNLFLTLLLFICIGEVKSQENEYNIAAIRVEGPVTTDKAMIVALSGLSVGQTIHIPGQEATQAIKQLWKQGLFSNIDIQAERYQGKSVFLLIKLEEKPRITKYKITGVKKGDIEELRPKLELRAGSILNDQLETNIQNIIKNYYKEKSFIYPKITIDKVADSSIANGVAIKINIDRGYKYVVKDIIFIDNQKASSAGLKKAMKENKEQAKIQLLEMFRFKKHLANPGWSWYDYLGVITPKNIKNYASEFIQPNIFAGAKYKPEELKQADFASIKDHYASLGHRDAKITWDTVVEHSNQRVKIFIKVDEGKKYYFRNINWVGNTKYPDSILSQILDIRKGDPFDQEKLDKRLQQNPEGGDVSGLYMDDGYLFFRIDPQEVAVVGDSVDYLMRVYEGNQSTINNITISGNVKTNEHVIRRELKLRPGDKFDRSKLIRTQRELAAMGYFNPEATQILPKPNEDGTVDIDLIVEEKPNDQLSLSLGYANFFYGQVGMNFTNFSLRNMFNLKTWKPLPSGDGQTLAINVQSSGVLSQIFNVSFTEPWLGGKSPTSLTVSGTHSRFSNPLADGSRSLFIRNNFSVEVGKRLRWPDDYFVAFFGVTMENNILENNNQFGANFSTGVVNNLYGRFTLTRNSLNGPIGPQIYPTTGSNISFSVQATLPYSKIFSSRNLNYEDPNLSKSQHWNWIEYHKWKFSTDVYMPLAGNLVARFASRFGTIGSFNSRYGISPFERFRIGGDGLVMWNQFGQETYALRGYDEREVTINKEGEFFQGATVFNKYIFELRYPIMLNPGSSIYTMLFAEAGNGWERFKDFDPFNVKKSYGLGVRFFLPMFGLLGFDYGLGVDKYVPPGLQNASIFDKYGKFRFILSFEPQ, translated from the coding sequence ATGAACAAGTTGATTCAATATAGCAAGTTTAACCTTTTTCTAACTTTACTACTTTTCATCTGCATAGGTGAGGTAAAATCACAGGAAAATGAGTACAACATAGCTGCTATACGAGTTGAAGGACCCGTTACTACGGATAAAGCAATGATCGTAGCCTTATCTGGATTGAGTGTAGGTCAAACCATTCACATACCGGGACAAGAAGCAACTCAAGCAATCAAACAACTTTGGAAACAAGGCTTATTCTCCAATATTGATATTCAAGCAGAACGCTACCAAGGAAAAAGTGTATTTCTACTAATTAAATTAGAGGAGAAACCAAGGATAACCAAATATAAAATCACAGGAGTCAAGAAAGGCGACATAGAAGAATTGAGACCAAAACTGGAGTTACGAGCTGGCTCTATACTCAACGACCAATTAGAAACAAACATCCAAAACATTATCAAGAATTATTACAAAGAAAAATCTTTTATTTATCCTAAAATAACGATTGATAAAGTAGCAGACTCTTCTATAGCCAATGGTGTAGCTATAAAAATCAATATAGATAGAGGTTATAAATATGTTGTAAAAGATATCATTTTTATCGATAACCAAAAAGCCTCTAGTGCTGGCCTTAAAAAAGCCATGAAAGAAAACAAAGAACAGGCTAAGATTCAGTTATTGGAAATGTTTAGATTCAAAAAACACCTTGCCAATCCTGGTTGGAGCTGGTACGATTATCTGGGAGTTATCACACCTAAGAACATAAAAAATTATGCTTCGGAATTTATACAGCCAAACATTTTTGCAGGAGCTAAATACAAACCAGAGGAGCTAAAACAGGCAGACTTCGCTTCTATAAAGGATCATTATGCTAGTCTCGGTCATAGGGATGCTAAAATTACTTGGGATACCGTCGTAGAACATTCGAATCAGCGAGTTAAAATATTTATCAAAGTAGACGAAGGCAAAAAATATTATTTCAGAAATATAAACTGGGTAGGAAATACCAAGTATCCAGACTCTATACTTTCTCAGATATTGGATATTCGAAAGGGTGACCCTTTTGATCAGGAAAAACTAGATAAGAGACTTCAACAAAATCCTGAAGGTGGAGACGTATCTGGACTTTACATGGATGACGGATATTTATTTTTCCGAATAGATCCACAAGAAGTGGCTGTGGTAGGTGATAGTGTAGATTATCTTATGCGAGTCTATGAAGGCAATCAATCGACAATAAACAATATTACCATTTCAGGAAACGTCAAAACGAATGAGCATGTCATACGTCGTGAATTAAAATTAAGACCTGGAGATAAATTTGACCGATCAAAGCTAATAAGAACCCAGCGTGAATTAGCAGCTATGGGATACTTTAATCCTGAGGCCACTCAGATACTGCCTAAGCCAAATGAAGATGGGACCGTAGACATTGACCTCATTGTGGAAGAAAAACCGAACGATCAATTATCACTTTCATTGGGATATGCGAATTTCTTTTATGGACAAGTAGGAATGAATTTCACCAATTTCTCATTGAGAAATATGTTCAATCTCAAAACGTGGAAACCTCTCCCCTCTGGTGATGGGCAGACGCTGGCGATCAATGTGCAGTCTTCTGGTGTATTGAGCCAAATATTTAACGTCTCATTTACAGAACCGTGGCTAGGTGGTAAGAGTCCTACCTCATTAACGGTGTCGGGAACACACAGTAGATTTTCCAATCCATTAGCTGACGGATCTAGAAGTTTATTTATACGTAATAATTTCTCTGTAGAAGTAGGGAAGCGTCTTCGTTGGCCAGATGATTATTTTGTAGCCTTCTTTGGCGTGACCATGGAGAATAACATATTGGAAAACAACAATCAATTCGGAGCAAACTTTTCGACGGGTGTAGTCAATAACTTGTATGGAAGATTTACCCTCACTCGAAATTCATTGAATGGACCTATAGGGCCTCAAATCTATCCTACTACAGGATCAAATATATCATTCTCCGTTCAGGCGACACTTCCTTATTCGAAAATATTTAGTTCTAGAAATCTAAACTACGAAGATCCTAACTTAAGCAAGTCTCAACATTGGAACTGGATAGAATATCATAAATGGAAATTCTCTACGGATGTTTATATGCCTTTAGCTGGAAATTTGGTGGCTCGATTTGCTTCGCGATTTGGGACCATAGGTTCTTTTAATAGTCGCTATGGCATATCTCCATTTGAGCGATTCCGAATAGGGGGAGATGGTCTCGTGATGTGGAATCAGTTCGGACAGGAAACCTATGCCCTCAGAGGCTACGATGAACGTGAGGTGACTATCAATAAAGAGGGGGAGTTTTTCCAAGGAGCAACAGTATTTAATAAATATATCTTCGAACTGAGATATCCTATCATGCTCAATCCAGGCTCTTCTATCTATACCATGTTATTTGCAGAAGCGGGAAATGGCTGGGAACGATTTAAAGACTTTGATCCATTCAATGTGAAAAAATCCTATGGTCTGGGTGTTCGATTCTTCCTTCCAATGTTCGGCTTACTAGGATTTGACTATGGTCTAGGAGTAGATAAATATGTACCTCCAGGACTTCAAAATGCCAGTATTTTCGACAAATATGGCAAGTTTAGATTTATCCTAAGCTTCGAGCCGCAGTAG